A stretch of Aureispira sp. CCB-E DNA encodes these proteins:
- a CDS encoding OmpA family protein — MQQGLHNHYKYFWIFVIVCFAPLVVQAQFTIPTALEVENTYNLKPVIGAQVAVQQKESDGKYYTFGTYYTDSLGITNLSLNKGKTYTIITKKENYYTQITVLSTEELSRIGKNKFGLSMRPKDCYRLRGKVEKSEVLAGENYLVLKNLKTNVSETVAINQEGYYFACGTCGQSYLVIPYLDGKQQKMDTIELHEETCQGKRNPLLELNITPQEARIDSIENTPPQGKYAKGDSLILKDLVFEGKTKQLNDVGGAALDLLYQNLVENPKLIVELRVHTDARKSERYNWLLAKKRGAFIEQYLSEKGVTADRFTIVAVGESEIMNHCTNGKSCSKQEHAANNRVEMRVLQGDKDFLD, encoded by the coding sequence ATGCAACAAGGACTACATAATCACTACAAGTACTTTTGGATTTTCGTTATAGTTTGTTTTGCCCCCTTGGTTGTTCAAGCTCAATTTACTATCCCAACAGCATTGGAGGTAGAGAATACGTATAATTTGAAACCTGTTATTGGTGCTCAAGTTGCTGTTCAACAAAAGGAGTCAGATGGCAAATATTATACGTTTGGAACATACTATACTGATAGTTTGGGAATAACAAACTTATCCCTAAATAAAGGAAAAACGTATACCATTATTACTAAAAAGGAAAATTATTATACCCAAATAACAGTACTATCTACAGAAGAATTGAGTCGGATTGGAAAGAATAAATTTGGATTGTCCATGCGCCCCAAAGATTGTTATCGTTTGAGGGGAAAGGTAGAGAAATCAGAGGTGCTAGCAGGAGAAAATTATCTTGTTTTGAAGAACTTGAAAACCAACGTATCGGAGACGGTAGCTATTAATCAAGAAGGCTATTATTTTGCTTGTGGTACCTGTGGTCAGAGTTATTTGGTGATTCCTTATCTTGATGGCAAGCAACAGAAAATGGACACGATTGAGTTGCACGAGGAAACTTGCCAAGGCAAACGAAATCCATTGTTGGAATTAAATATTACTCCTCAAGAGGCAAGAATAGATTCTATAGAAAATACTCCTCCTCAAGGAAAATATGCCAAAGGGGATTCTTTAATTCTTAAAGATTTGGTTTTTGAGGGCAAAACGAAACAACTCAATGATGTAGGAGGAGCTGCACTTGATTTGCTGTACCAAAATTTAGTCGAAAACCCCAAATTAATTGTAGAACTAAGAGTTCATACAGATGCTAGAAAAAGTGAACGTTACAATTGGTTGCTTGCCAAAAAAAGAGGGGCATTTATTGAACAATACTTATCAGAAAAAGGCGTAACTGCTGACCGATTTACTATTGTGGCAGTAGGAGAATCCGAAATAATGAACCACTGTACCAATGGGAAATCTTGCTCTAAGCAAGAGCATGCTGCTAACAATAGAGTTGAAATGCGTGTGCTTCAGGGAGATAAAGATTTTTTAGATTAA
- a CDS encoding CHAT domain-containing protein — translation MFKENLRLWKVLVCSTVMLLMYSTSSELLAQASRPIKTADVLFGKGEFLSAAKAYEKLANVSGPKKELYVQALAAAALSKINLGQQAKVFELLKNAELAAFDLKKVSTETQARLNIALGKYHLVYREHDLAIPLLQDSHKKSEQLGTKLSAPMHIELNKSLADLYYERSDYNKALEYYNQAIAAADAQPHEEKNYKQLADIKILAGEVYDKVLEPEEAIDRYERVLSQKDTLLKDEPERAGELYYRLGGVYFKRKDYDAAEVYLNQALKYELKEGAISDAKFMLSTIYYDREKYDLALILNGSALNSWSPQKSKLPAENFKAFLQFGKLSGKQTNSVQAKTSYKKMTQKGEKWSIEAELAKIKEEKIIYAPDPKLSDNYNISLLSYHESSLTIPKLAVNKQTIAEIDVQMAKGALFFQTKNYNRAKGHFERALDLMKEIYPEKHPMVVEASRSLSEVYLEEQIYGQAMSFIDKALAASMNEGDTYNKNDVPAIDQAKFPLELLYAIGTKGKVLKGVYSENKDTKTLVQALAMFDATIKLLNKLRRTYRKEGSKYQLAALAQEFSQQASLVCYQLYEVTQKENYLHRAFDYTEIAKGSLLLEAVRDLKARKVANIPDSLIQKENEQKIEIAYLKGEIYYEVRQGKFKDLERLIMLEKELSDKTKVHEQLVLTLEQKYPKYFALKYDYSTVSIDSVQAALKENELLLDYLMLDSFVMIFTIEKEAMTCQLVPHQLKKTNRTIVKFLSSIRKNEIQDIQFEGTYLYRLLIQPLKDLLGNKDIIVIPDGFLNNIPFEVLPISENGEIRYLNEQHAFCYNYSATLYLTSKEAFQNTNAPKKIIGFAPDFAVLDSILNQGDSLSNVVVELDLEPLVYARQEVKVLQNLFGANSRGIIGAASTETAFKKVAGDYGVLHFATHGIVNHSDPMFSSLAFLTDDMNDGLLHTHELFSLELNAELVTLSACNSGVGKLYAGEGVMSIAKGFAYSGAPNMIMTLWPVSDQATEAIMHLFYQYLKEGIPKHKALQEAKLEFIKEYNIGRSHPQLWAGLIVIGNTEPVSSLTEIRNTIPWIWIVLGTLLVLIILFFLIKKRINATRTT, via the coding sequence ATGTTTAAAGAAAATTTAAGACTATGGAAGGTGCTTGTGTGTAGCACTGTTATGTTATTAATGTACAGTACTTCCAGCGAATTGTTAGCTCAAGCTTCTAGACCGATTAAGACAGCAGATGTTCTTTTTGGTAAAGGAGAGTTCTTGTCTGCGGCTAAGGCTTATGAAAAATTAGCCAACGTTTCGGGACCTAAAAAGGAGCTTTATGTGCAAGCTTTGGCAGCGGCAGCTTTGTCTAAAATCAATTTAGGGCAACAAGCCAAGGTTTTTGAATTGCTAAAAAATGCAGAACTAGCTGCCTTTGATCTAAAGAAAGTATCAACAGAAACTCAAGCTCGCTTAAATATAGCTTTGGGAAAGTACCACTTGGTATACCGAGAGCACGACTTGGCTATTCCATTACTACAAGATAGTCACAAGAAAAGTGAACAATTAGGAACAAAGTTATCGGCTCCTATGCACATCGAACTGAATAAATCTTTGGCAGATTTATATTATGAACGGAGCGACTATAACAAAGCATTGGAGTATTATAACCAAGCAATAGCCGCAGCAGATGCACAGCCCCACGAAGAAAAAAACTACAAACAACTGGCGGATATAAAAATTTTGGCTGGAGAAGTTTATGATAAAGTACTAGAACCCGAAGAAGCGATTGATCGATACGAACGAGTATTGAGTCAAAAAGATACATTGCTTAAAGATGAACCAGAGCGAGCGGGAGAGTTGTATTATAGATTGGGAGGTGTTTATTTTAAACGAAAAGATTATGATGCAGCAGAAGTCTATTTAAATCAAGCACTGAAATATGAACTGAAAGAAGGAGCCATTTCTGATGCTAAGTTTATGTTGTCTACGATTTATTATGATCGAGAAAAATATGATTTAGCCTTGATTTTGAATGGAAGTGCTTTGAATAGCTGGAGCCCTCAAAAAAGTAAACTGCCCGCAGAAAATTTTAAGGCTTTTTTGCAATTCGGCAAATTGAGTGGCAAACAAACGAATTCTGTGCAAGCCAAGACATCTTATAAAAAAATGACTCAAAAAGGAGAAAAATGGTCGATCGAAGCAGAGCTGGCAAAGATTAAAGAAGAGAAAATAATATATGCTCCTGATCCTAAGTTGTCAGATAATTATAATATTTCTTTGTTGAGTTATCACGAGTCTAGTTTGACAATTCCCAAATTGGCAGTGAACAAGCAAACCATTGCTGAGATAGATGTTCAAATGGCAAAAGGCGCTTTGTTTTTTCAAACCAAAAATTACAATAGAGCAAAGGGGCATTTCGAACGAGCATTGGATTTAATGAAAGAAATTTACCCAGAAAAACATCCTATGGTCGTAGAAGCGTCTCGTTCGTTGAGTGAGGTTTATTTGGAAGAACAAATCTATGGTCAGGCAATGAGTTTTATTGACAAAGCTTTGGCGGCATCTATGAATGAAGGAGATACTTATAACAAAAACGATGTACCTGCTATTGATCAAGCCAAATTCCCTTTAGAACTATTGTATGCTATTGGAACAAAAGGGAAAGTCTTGAAAGGAGTCTACAGCGAAAATAAGGATACAAAGACCTTGGTTCAAGCATTGGCTATGTTTGATGCGACCATCAAATTGTTGAACAAGTTGCGCCGAACGTATCGGAAAGAAGGTTCTAAATATCAATTGGCGGCATTGGCACAAGAATTTAGCCAGCAAGCATCGTTGGTATGTTATCAATTGTACGAGGTCACTCAAAAAGAAAACTATCTACATCGAGCATTTGATTATACAGAGATAGCAAAAGGATCTTTGTTGTTGGAAGCCGTTCGCGATTTGAAAGCTCGTAAAGTGGCTAATATTCCCGATTCATTGATTCAAAAAGAGAATGAGCAAAAAATAGAAATTGCCTACTTAAAAGGAGAGATATACTATGAGGTGCGTCAAGGGAAGTTTAAAGATTTAGAACGACTCATTATGCTAGAAAAAGAATTGAGTGATAAAACAAAAGTCCACGAACAGTTGGTGCTAACTTTGGAGCAAAAATATCCCAAGTATTTTGCCTTAAAATATGATTATTCTACGGTGAGTATTGACTCCGTACAAGCTGCCTTAAAAGAAAATGAATTGCTCTTGGATTACCTAATGTTGGATTCTTTTGTAATGATTTTTACGATAGAGAAAGAGGCGATGACTTGCCAATTGGTACCTCATCAATTGAAAAAAACCAATCGGACGATTGTTAAATTTTTGAGCTCTATCCGAAAAAATGAAATTCAAGACATTCAATTTGAAGGGACTTATTTGTATCGGTTATTGATTCAGCCGCTAAAAGATCTGCTAGGCAATAAAGATATTATTGTTATTCCAGATGGTTTTCTAAATAATATACCTTTTGAAGTGTTGCCTATTTCTGAAAATGGTGAAATTCGATATTTAAATGAACAACACGCTTTTTGTTACAATTACTCTGCAACACTTTATTTGACAAGCAAAGAGGCATTTCAAAATACGAATGCGCCTAAAAAAATAATTGGTTTTGCGCCTGATTTTGCGGTATTGGATTCTATTTTAAACCAAGGAGATAGCTTATCAAATGTAGTAGTAGAACTAGATTTGGAACCTCTAGTTTACGCCCGTCAAGAAGTAAAGGTACTTCAAAATTTATTTGGAGCAAACAGTCGGGGAATTATAGGAGCTGCATCTACAGAAACAGCCTTTAAGAAGGTAGCTGGAGACTATGGAGTACTGCATTTTGCAACACATGGTATTGTCAATCACAGCGACCCTATGTTTTCAAGCCTGGCTTTTTTGACGGATGATATGAACGACGGTTTACTGCATACACATGAGTTGTTTAGTCTAGAATTAAATGCAGAGTTAGTCACGTTGAGTGCCTGTAATTCGGGGGTAGGCAAACTCTATGCAGGGGAAGGGGTCATGAGTATTGCAAAAGGTTTTGCTTATAGTGGAGCACCGAATATGATTATGACACTATGGCCAGTATCCGATCAAGCAACAGAGGCTATTATGCATTTGTTTTATCAGTATCTAAAGGAAGGAATCCCCAAACACAAAGCTTTGCAAGAAGCTAAATTGGAATTTATCAAAGAATATAATATTGGGCGCAGCCATCCGCAATTGTGGGCAGGATTGATTGTAATTGGAAACACAGAACCTGTCAGCAGTTTGACGGAAATTAGGAATACTATTCCTTGGATATGGATAGTATTAGGAACTTTATTAGTTTTAATAATATTGTTTTTTCTGATAAAAAAAAGAATCAATGCAACAAGGACTACATAA